A window from Nitrospira sp. ND1 encodes these proteins:
- a CDS encoding efflux RND transporter permease subunit — protein MLSAPPQSPAPLGVSGRLAALFVGSKLTPLIIIASLLLGLFAIVLTPREEEPQIVVPMADVWLSFPGASAKVVEEQLTKPIERKLSEIKTVEYVYSISRPGGALIIVRFYVGEPMEQSLVDLYDKLMSNQDLLPPGAQPFQVKPRDVNDVPIVTLTLSSERYTDFQLRQLGDQVLEDAKKVPGTAAGFVVGGRGRELRVQIDPSRLKAYGLTPLRVAGVIQGENLALPTGRFESRNESFLVETGRFIRSKEDLEGVVVGVNEQRPVYLRQVAEVTDGPTEATSYVWHGEGPGGAHETLHVKGETNTPASHLLPFTSHENQAVTVAIAKQAGTNAVTIAQGVIRKVEELKGTRIPDEVRVTVTRDYGETADEKANELLWHLLIAVVAVVVFLGVTLGLRPALVVSIAIPLTLALTLFISMLIGYSINRVTLFALIFSIGILVDDAIVVVENTYRHLTLRIRPHREASLFAVDEVGNPTILATLTVIAALLPMAFVSGLMGPYMRPIPVNASIAMFVSLLVAFIVIPWFCQTCYRPGVHMAGVDHESFEGSRSYRLYQRLLAPVLSHPVVAYLVLAVIALLLVGSVALFYTRAVVVKMLPFDNKSELQLVIDMPEGTTLEETARVTKALTQYVRTIPETRDYQAYVGTASPFNFNGLVRHYYLRDQPYEADIQINLVAKEQRKTQSHDIAQRIRSAVQDIGRPFGANVKVLEVPPGPPVQSVLVAEIYGPDYERQRAIAREVRGLFETTAGVVDVDDYLEADQVKYVFSVDRAKAALAGIPSEEIVRTLRLALEGADVGLVHIPKENRPVQVRLRLPVIERTGLEHLGEISLRTTAGHMVPLSELIRVEQTVRDTAIYHKNQKPVVYVIADVGGVGPDKGESPVYGVMGIGKKLEQLVLPEGYAMTQQYAVQPWSEQRFAMKWDGEWHITYETFRDMGIAFAVALLLIYLLIVAQFQSFLTPVVIMAPIPLTLIGILPGHWLTGSYFTATSMIGFIALAGIIVRNSILLVDFIQHQEAEGVSLLEAVIRAGAIRTRPILLTAAALMVGAFVIILDPIFQGLAVSLLFGVGASTVLTLVVIPVLYYLWIGGPRNSSAGLIPKQEHTELPQPVVGSRPE, from the coding sequence ATGCTATCAGCTCCCCCACAGTCCCCAGCTCCCCTTGGAGTAAGCGGCCGCCTCGCGGCGCTCTTCGTCGGCAGCAAACTCACCCCATTGATCATCATTGCCAGCCTCCTGCTCGGGCTGTTTGCCATTGTCCTGACCCCGCGCGAAGAAGAGCCGCAGATTGTCGTGCCTATGGCCGACGTCTGGCTCTCATTTCCCGGGGCCTCCGCGAAGGTGGTCGAAGAGCAGCTCACCAAGCCCATCGAGCGCAAGCTGTCCGAAATCAAGACCGTCGAATATGTCTACTCCATCTCCCGTCCGGGCGGGGCGTTGATCATCGTCCGCTTTTATGTCGGCGAGCCGATGGAACAGAGTCTGGTGGATCTCTACGACAAATTGATGTCGAACCAGGACCTGCTTCCGCCCGGCGCTCAGCCGTTTCAAGTCAAACCGAGGGATGTGAACGATGTGCCGATCGTCACCCTGACCCTGTCCAGTGAACGGTATACGGATTTCCAGCTACGGCAACTGGGCGATCAGGTCTTGGAAGATGCGAAGAAGGTCCCCGGCACTGCAGCTGGCTTCGTGGTGGGCGGTCGCGGCCGCGAGTTGCGTGTGCAGATCGATCCATCGCGCCTGAAGGCCTATGGCCTGACGCCGTTGCGGGTCGCCGGCGTGATTCAGGGCGAAAATCTCGCGTTGCCCACCGGCCGGTTCGAAAGCCGGAATGAAAGTTTTCTGGTGGAGACCGGCCGGTTCATCCGCTCGAAAGAGGACCTGGAGGGAGTGGTCGTCGGCGTCAACGAACAACGGCCGGTGTACCTTCGCCAGGTGGCCGAGGTGACCGATGGCCCGACCGAAGCGACCAGTTATGTATGGCATGGCGAGGGACCCGGCGGTGCGCATGAGACGTTACACGTGAAAGGTGAAACGAATACTCCCGCGTCTCACCTTCTACCTTTCACGTCTCACGAAAATCAGGCTGTGACCGTGGCGATTGCTAAACAGGCCGGCACCAACGCCGTGACGATTGCGCAGGGCGTCATTCGAAAAGTCGAGGAACTCAAAGGAACCCGGATTCCCGACGAGGTGCGGGTGACGGTGACGCGGGATTACGGCGAGACCGCCGATGAAAAAGCCAACGAGCTGCTGTGGCATCTCCTGATCGCCGTGGTCGCCGTCGTGGTGTTTCTCGGAGTGACACTGGGGCTGCGCCCCGCACTGGTGGTCTCAATCGCCATTCCACTCACGCTCGCCCTGACCCTGTTCATTTCCATGCTCATCGGCTACAGCATCAACCGCGTGACGCTGTTTGCGTTGATCTTTTCCATCGGCATTCTCGTGGATGACGCCATCGTGGTGGTGGAGAACACCTACCGGCATCTCACGTTGCGGATTCGCCCGCACCGCGAAGCCTCGCTGTTTGCCGTCGACGAGGTCGGCAACCCGACGATTCTGGCCACCCTGACGGTGATTGCCGCGCTCCTGCCCATGGCGTTTGTCTCGGGCTTGATGGGGCCCTACATGCGGCCCATCCCGGTGAATGCGTCGATTGCCATGTTCGTCTCCCTGCTGGTCGCGTTCATCGTCATCCCCTGGTTTTGCCAGACCTGCTACCGGCCCGGTGTGCACATGGCCGGGGTCGATCACGAATCGTTCGAAGGCAGCCGCAGTTATCGCCTGTACCAGCGGCTCCTGGCTCCGGTGTTGTCCCATCCGGTCGTGGCCTACCTGGTGTTGGCGGTCATTGCGCTCTTGCTGGTCGGGTCGGTTGCGCTGTTCTATACCCGGGCGGTGGTGGTGAAGATGCTACCGTTCGACAACAAGAGCGAGCTGCAGCTGGTGATCGATATGCCGGAGGGCACGACGCTTGAGGAAACAGCCCGGGTGACGAAGGCTTTGACGCAGTACGTGCGAACGATTCCGGAGACCCGCGATTACCAGGCCTATGTCGGCACGGCCTCGCCGTTCAATTTCAACGGACTGGTTCGGCACTACTATCTGCGCGACCAACCGTACGAGGCCGACATTCAAATCAATCTGGTGGCCAAGGAACAACGGAAGACGCAAAGTCATGATATCGCGCAACGGATTCGTTCCGCGGTCCAGGACATCGGGCGGCCTTTCGGAGCGAATGTGAAAGTGCTGGAGGTGCCACCCGGCCCGCCGGTGCAATCTGTGCTGGTGGCGGAGATCTATGGGCCCGACTATGAGCGGCAGAGAGCGATTGCGCGGGAGGTCCGCGGGCTGTTCGAGACGACGGCCGGCGTCGTCGATGTCGATGACTACCTCGAAGCCGACCAGGTGAAGTATGTGTTCAGCGTGGATCGCGCGAAGGCGGCGCTGGCCGGGATTCCGTCGGAGGAAATCGTTCGGACGTTACGACTGGCATTGGAAGGCGCCGACGTAGGACTGGTGCACATTCCCAAAGAGAATCGGCCGGTGCAGGTGCGACTGCGCCTGCCGGTCATCGAACGGACCGGTTTGGAGCATCTCGGGGAGATTTCGTTGCGAACCACTGCCGGCCACATGGTGCCGTTGTCTGAGCTGATTCGCGTGGAACAGACCGTGCGGGATACAGCCATCTATCACAAGAACCAAAAGCCGGTGGTCTATGTCATTGCGGATGTGGGAGGAGTGGGCCCGGACAAAGGTGAGAGTCCGGTCTATGGTGTGATGGGCATCGGGAAGAAACTGGAGCAGCTGGTGTTGCCGGAAGGGTATGCGATGACGCAGCAGTATGCCGTGCAGCCCTGGTCGGAACAGCGGTTTGCGATGAAGTGGGACGGCGAATGGCACATCACCTATGAAACATTTCGAGATATGGGGATCGCCTTTGCGGTGGCGCTGCTGTTGATCTATTTGCTGATCGTGGCGCAGTTCCAATCGTTTCTCACGCCGGTGGTGATCATGGCGCCCATTCCGCTCACGCTCATCGGCATTCTTCCCGGTCACTGGCTCACCGGGTCCTATTTCACGGCCACCTCGATGATTGGATTTATCGCCCTCGCCGGTATCATCGTGCGCAATTCGATTCTGCTGGTCGATTTCATTCAACATCAGGAGGCGGAGGGGGTCTCGCTGTTGGAGGCCGTGATTCGCGCGGGCGCGATCCGGACGCGTCCCATTCTGTTGACGGCCGCGGCATTGATGGTCGGGGCGTTCGTGATTATTCTCGACCCGATTTTCCAAGGACTGGCCGTCTCGCTGTTGTTCGGCGTCGGCGCCTCGACGGTTCTGACGCTGGTCGTCATTCCCGTGCTCTATTACCTGTGGATCGGTGGCCCTCGAAATTCATCTGCCGGCCTGATACCGAAACAAGAGCACACAGAGCTGCCACAGCCGGTCGTGGGAAGCCGACCGGAATGA
- a CDS encoding TolC family protein produces MRRLWRLVLLVQACSGFIVMPWLPGSAAEPPAGTPELRLSLHEAIQAAIDNNANVRLLKERIVAAQSAASTSLGALLPNVSGFMSGSNQTVNLAAFGLPPDRLSGLGLQRPVTEPFDVYNARANLVQNIFSLSLIQRWRAARTGVDVAGLEAEVTKRDVMATAGLLYMEASRAEAAVKARQADLELSQQLLKLAQDRKQAGVATGLDVTREEVQVENTRQRLLVAQNDHESAKLNLIRTLGIDFNVSVILTDELSSAKVEFQTPDTALAVARENRAELKAQITRQKLASLSLSSVTSERIPSLSLNGDYGWIGLKPDEALATRSVGLMLSVPIFDGGQREGRISESRSRVRQELIRMKDVSDQVTLEVRNALLTLDSSTQQVTVAEKGLELALKELTFARDRFAAGLATNIEVTNAQTSVARARDNIIEALFRFNASRINLARAKGEIEQLF; encoded by the coding sequence GTGAGGCGGTTATGGAGACTCGTCTTGTTGGTGCAGGCCTGCTCTGGCTTCATCGTCATGCCATGGCTGCCCGGCTCGGCCGCCGAGCCGCCGGCCGGGACGCCGGAACTGCGGTTGAGTTTGCACGAGGCGATTCAGGCGGCCATCGACAATAACGCCAATGTGCGGTTGTTGAAAGAACGGATCGTGGCGGCCCAATCGGCGGCCAGTACGAGTTTGGGCGCGTTATTGCCGAACGTATCCGGATTCATGAGCGGGAGCAATCAAACGGTCAATCTCGCCGCCTTCGGACTTCCTCCCGACAGACTTTCCGGCTTGGGACTGCAGAGACCCGTGACGGAACCGTTCGATGTGTACAACGCGCGGGCCAACCTCGTTCAGAATATTTTCAGCCTGAGCCTGATCCAGCGCTGGCGGGCGGCAAGAACCGGCGTTGATGTGGCAGGGCTTGAGGCCGAAGTGACCAAGCGTGATGTCATGGCCACTGCGGGGCTGCTGTACATGGAGGCTTCCCGAGCGGAGGCAGCCGTGAAAGCCCGACAGGCGGACCTCGAACTCAGCCAACAATTGTTGAAGCTCGCGCAGGATCGAAAGCAGGCCGGCGTGGCTACGGGCCTCGATGTGACCCGGGAAGAAGTCCAGGTTGAGAATACCCGCCAGCGACTGCTCGTCGCTCAAAACGATCACGAAAGCGCGAAGTTGAACCTCATTCGCACCTTGGGCATCGATTTCAATGTGTCCGTGATACTGACCGACGAACTCTCGTCGGCGAAGGTCGAATTCCAAACCCCCGACACGGCCCTCGCCGTCGCGCGAGAGAATCGCGCAGAACTCAAGGCGCAGATCACCCGCCAAAAGCTCGCCTCACTCAGCCTGAGTTCCGTAACTAGTGAGCGGATTCCTTCTCTATCCTTGAACGGCGACTATGGATGGATCGGCCTGAAACCGGATGAGGCCTTAGCAACCAGGTCGGTCGGTCTTATGCTCTCGGTGCCCATTTTCGACGGGGGACAACGGGAGGGACGCATTTCGGAGAGTCGGAGTCGCGTGCGGCAGGAATTGATCCGAATGAAGGACGTGTCGGATCAGGTGACGCTGGAAGTGCGAAACGCGCTGCTGACCCTTGATTCCTCTACGCAACAAGTCACCGTCGCCGAGAAGGGGCTGGAGTTGGCGCTGAAGGAACTGACGTTTGCGCGGGACCGGTTTGCGGCGGGGCTGGCGACCAACATCGAGGTGACGAACGCTCAGACCTCGGTGGCGCGCGCGCGCGACAACATCATCGAAGCACTCTTTCGATTCAATGCTTCACGCATCAATCTGGCCAGGGCGAAGGGCGAAATCGAGCAACTATTCTGA
- a CDS encoding cupin domain-containing protein: MEVVNAREADLTQNPHQVKASRLYDTEHAQVVHITLEPGESLKKHVTPVDVFFYVLEGRGIVEIGEDTKEVGPDMLIPSPARIPHRWSNRSDKPFRVLVVKVPRPTEATKLL; this comes from the coding sequence ATGGAAGTGGTCAACGCGCGAGAGGCCGATCTCACTCAGAATCCGCATCAGGTCAAGGCGAGTCGGTTGTACGACACGGAGCATGCCCAGGTCGTTCATATCACGTTGGAACCGGGTGAATCGCTCAAGAAGCACGTGACACCCGTCGATGTCTTTTTCTATGTCCTGGAAGGACGAGGGATCGTCGAGATTGGAGAGGACACGAAAGAAGTCGGGCCGGACATGCTCATTCCCAGCCCGGCTCGCATTCCGCACAGGTGGTCCAACCGGAGCGACAAGCCGTTTCGCGTGCTGGTGGTCAAGGTTCCGCGCCCGACCGAAGCCACGAAGTTGCTGTGA
- a CDS encoding glycosyltransferase family 39 protein yields MLVEQVMNQDGTDERPQSNAAIRRYVEIALLALVGGWAYFANLHLSLLEGSEGLYAGIAGEMGRRREFFDLTYHDVPYFNKPPLFFWLLNLSTSIWGDHEVALRLPGSLAAVGTIVLTYVLGARLVSPTAGFWAALVVATSHVFLWYGRRVLFDSTLTFLVTLALFAWIQVQLLGRNSRWYLLAFVSMALGAMLKEMHGFFLPLLVMALYAAIQRDTRMLKDRYFWAGLAVAVAMMGAYAQMLGPGYQHHFRIGKAIESTWNTGFIGKAGPATDGHPLYWYLGMMWADFFPWCAVLPSALLLLWAQRPFRAHPTELLLLVWVLGLFTAFSLATLKREPYLTTIVPGIGLMIGYYYHRVLASAEDSAAMTPLLRMLLGVLAVTFAAGMFFGAAPLRRRWLVSTAVVSPMFIVTIVSLAGLLLYAVLRSRVRLALGMVGALAIAYVVLVVNYVFPAIDQAASPRKAVEEIKTLALGTQPALFMYIPGWPKNEDALYYLKRDNVVPDLPSQDAVREAVRTHGTIRVVTEEQHAAALQAQAGLVVGKLQEFRQPGRKHLFLLSVQEQTSAPVL; encoded by the coding sequence GTGTTGGTCGAACAGGTGATGAATCAGGACGGAACGGATGAACGTCCGCAGTCGAATGCCGCCATTCGCCGGTACGTTGAAATTGCGCTGCTGGCGCTGGTCGGCGGCTGGGCCTATTTTGCCAATCTCCATCTGTCGTTATTGGAAGGCAGCGAAGGACTGTATGCCGGCATTGCGGGAGAAATGGGGCGCCGGCGTGAATTTTTCGACCTGACCTATCACGATGTGCCGTACTTCAATAAGCCGCCGCTGTTCTTTTGGTTGCTCAATCTCTCGACATCAATATGGGGCGATCACGAAGTGGCCTTGCGGCTGCCCGGCTCGCTTGCCGCCGTGGGCACCATCGTTCTGACCTATGTGCTTGGAGCCAGGCTGGTGTCTCCGACTGCGGGATTCTGGGCGGCGCTGGTCGTCGCCACCAGCCATGTGTTTCTCTGGTACGGGCGTCGCGTGCTGTTCGATTCGACCCTCACATTTCTGGTCACACTCGCCCTCTTCGCGTGGATTCAGGTGCAACTGCTGGGGCGAAACTCACGCTGGTATCTGCTCGCCTTCGTCAGCATGGCTCTCGGTGCGATGTTGAAAGAGATGCACGGGTTTTTTCTGCCGTTGCTCGTGATGGCGCTGTATGCCGCCATTCAGCGCGATACGCGGATGCTGAAAGATAGATACTTCTGGGCCGGCTTGGCGGTGGCTGTCGCGATGATGGGGGCATACGCGCAGATGCTGGGGCCCGGGTATCAGCACCATTTTCGAATCGGCAAAGCCATCGAATCGACTTGGAATACCGGATTCATCGGCAAAGCAGGCCCGGCCACCGACGGGCACCCGCTCTATTGGTATCTGGGGATGATGTGGGCCGACTTTTTCCCCTGGTGCGCGGTGCTTCCGTCGGCGCTGCTCTTGCTCTGGGCCCAACGACCGTTTCGTGCTCATCCCACGGAGCTGCTGCTGCTCGTCTGGGTGCTGGGGCTCTTTACGGCCTTCAGCCTGGCGACACTCAAACGGGAGCCCTATCTCACGACGATCGTACCCGGTATCGGCTTGATGATCGGATACTATTATCATCGGGTGCTCGCGTCCGCCGAGGACTCCGCTGCGATGACGCCCCTGCTCCGTATGTTGCTGGGTGTGTTGGCCGTGACGTTCGCCGCCGGGATGTTCTTTGGCGCAGCACCGCTTCGCCGCCGGTGGCTGGTGTCCACTGCCGTGGTGTCTCCGATGTTCATCGTGACGATCGTTTCACTGGCCGGCTTGCTCCTCTATGCCGTGCTTCGATCACGCGTACGCCTGGCACTCGGCATGGTCGGAGCCCTGGCGATCGCCTACGTGGTGCTGGTGGTGAACTACGTGTTTCCCGCGATCGATCAGGCCGCATCGCCCCGAAAGGCCGTGGAGGAAATCAAGACCCTGGCTCTGGGCACTCAGCCCGCCCTGTTTATGTATATCCCGGGGTGGCCGAAGAATGAAGACGCCCTGTATTATCTGAAGCGGGACAATGTGGTGCCGGATCTACCGAGTCAGGATGCGGTGCGTGAAGCGGTGCGCACACATGGGACCATCCGGGTGGTGACTGAGGAGCAACATGCCGCTGCGCTGCAAGCACAAGCGGGGTTGGTCGTAGGGAAGCTGCAGGAGTTTCGACAACCCGGTCGCAAACATCTATTCCTGCTTTCTGTGCAGGAACAGACCTCAGCTCCGGTGCTGTGA
- a CDS encoding DUF2231 domain-containing protein — MHPIHPMVVHFPIALLLASTLFDALAFRWRSQQFRETSLSLLILGILAAGAAVLTGHFAEEAAERSGIPKQAIEIHEELGGSVFWVFLGLLGVRLASFWGWVRERPTLVLIIGLGGGLLLLIASYFGGDLVYRFGAGVLPR; from the coding sequence ATGCATCCCATTCATCCGATGGTCGTCCATTTTCCCATCGCATTGTTGTTGGCAAGCACCCTGTTCGATGCGTTGGCGTTTCGATGGCGGAGCCAGCAGTTTCGGGAGACCAGTTTATCTCTCCTGATCCTCGGTATTCTGGCAGCCGGAGCGGCAGTGCTGACCGGACATTTTGCCGAAGAGGCCGCGGAACGCAGCGGCATCCCGAAACAGGCCATCGAAATTCATGAGGAGCTGGGCGGCTCCGTGTTCTGGGTATTTCTCGGCCTGCTCGGGGTGCGGCTGGCCTCCTTTTGGGGCTGGGTACGCGAACGGCCGACGCTGGTGCTGATCATCGGCCTGGGCGGCGGCCTGTTGTTGTTGATTGCGAGTTATTTCGGCGGGGACCTGGTCTATCGATTCGGAGCCGGCGTCCTGCCACGATGA
- a CDS encoding polymer-forming cytoskeletal protein has translation MTTRMVMLLILCMLPAAAQADEPLSRAPWKERAVLRAGQIVQGDYFAFGPHVEISGIVNGDLYAAGGEVLIDGVVNGDVIVAGAKVILSGTVAQDARIAGAQVTVSGTIGRNATLGGADVHLTETAKVRDNLIAGGGHVQLAGSVGRDARVGAWKATLSNQIERDVIVAAGSVRLTSKATVGGRLRYWGEAAPSIDEEATVRGAITQRPLPEGWSIERARQGLVGIRLMAAFIGFVSTLILGLVLLQVYPVFARRVTATIRERPTAALGWGTVALVATPVVALSFVVTLFALPIGVLLLALYGATVYLARVYAITYVGQILIRRQEDSSSLAWPFVAGLVLYSLLSLIPVVGGLLTLLTVLFGLGALLVSKKELIATLREQNQV, from the coding sequence ATGACGACACGTATGGTGATGTTGTTGATCCTGTGCATGCTGCCTGCCGCTGCCCAGGCCGATGAACCGTTGTCTCGCGCGCCGTGGAAGGAGCGGGCCGTGTTACGTGCGGGGCAGATTGTGCAGGGGGACTATTTCGCCTTCGGCCCGCATGTGGAAATTTCCGGCATCGTCAACGGCGATCTCTATGCCGCCGGTGGTGAGGTGTTGATCGATGGAGTGGTCAACGGCGATGTGATCGTGGCGGGAGCCAAAGTGATCCTGTCCGGCACCGTGGCTCAGGATGCCAGAATTGCCGGTGCGCAGGTGACGGTGAGTGGAACCATAGGGAGGAATGCCACCCTCGGTGGCGCGGATGTGCATCTGACCGAGACGGCAAAGGTGCGGGACAACCTCATCGCCGGCGGTGGCCATGTGCAACTTGCCGGGTCTGTCGGTCGGGATGCGAGGGTCGGTGCCTGGAAAGCGACGCTCTCGAACCAGATTGAGCGAGATGTGATCGTGGCGGCGGGGTCGGTGCGTCTCACCTCGAAGGCCACGGTCGGGGGCAGGCTGAGGTACTGGGGTGAAGCGGCCCCCTCAATCGACGAAGAGGCGACCGTTCGGGGCGCGATTACACAACGGCCGTTGCCCGAAGGGTGGAGCATCGAACGGGCGCGCCAGGGGCTCGTCGGCATCCGGCTCATGGCTGCATTCATCGGATTCGTCTCGACGTTGATCCTGGGATTGGTGCTCTTACAGGTCTACCCGGTGTTTGCCAGGCGGGTCACCGCGACGATCCGTGAACGTCCGACCGCGGCTCTCGGGTGGGGCACGGTGGCTCTGGTTGCCACGCCCGTAGTGGCGCTGAGTTTCGTCGTCACATTGTTCGCGCTTCCGATCGGCGTGTTGCTGCTCGCCTTGTATGGCGCGACGGTCTATCTGGCGAGAGTCTACGCCATCACCTATGTGGGACAAATCCTGATTCGCCGGCAGGAGGATTCGTCGTCGCTTGCCTGGCCCTTCGTGGCGGGGCTGGTCCTGTATTCGTTGCTGTCGCTTATTCCGGTGGTCGGAGGGCTGTTGACGTTGTTGACGGTGCTGTTCGGGCTGGGTGCGCTGCTGGTCAGTAAGAAAGAACTCATTGCGACGTTGCGCGAACAGAATCAGGTGTAA
- a CDS encoding MlaE family lipid ABC transporter permease subunit, which produces MANQQQPAGVTWLEGRTLRCRGAWTMPDVAPVERALRGMVWPARSALVFEASGIEAFDTGGAVVLYRALMEARRQGCEVSIEGLRPDYAQLMNLVSSNWGAIVAEVASRSNGTERFRTSIRNRVAQGARALEFLGESATALVRLVASPGRMRWRSCLNSLRLDGVNALPITGLLTFLIGVVIAYQGAEQLRKFGTNIFIVDLVGISLLREIAPLIAAILIAGRSGSAYAAQIGTMKVTEELDALQTFGLSPIELLVLPRVLALVVALPLLTAYADVLGVFGGMLIASNQLNVSFTAFLSRFDEAVALRHMLIGLGKAPFFAVIIALVGCYQGFQIRGGVDDVGRHTTISVVQSIFLVIIFDAICSILLNWWDL; this is translated from the coding sequence ATGGCTAACCAGCAGCAGCCGGCCGGTGTGACGTGGCTGGAGGGCCGGACCCTCCGTTGTCGGGGAGCCTGGACCATGCCCGATGTGGCGCCGGTCGAACGTGCGCTCAGAGGAATGGTCTGGCCTGCTCGAAGTGCGCTGGTCTTTGAGGCGAGCGGGATCGAGGCGTTCGACACCGGCGGTGCGGTCGTGTTGTATCGCGCCTTGATGGAAGCCAGACGCCAGGGCTGCGAGGTCTCGATCGAAGGCCTTCGGCCGGACTATGCGCAGCTGATGAACCTGGTGTCGTCCAATTGGGGCGCGATTGTGGCTGAGGTCGCCTCGCGGTCGAACGGGACTGAGCGGTTTCGGACGTCGATCAGAAATCGTGTCGCCCAGGGTGCCCGGGCGCTGGAGTTTCTCGGGGAGAGTGCGACGGCGCTGGTTCGTTTGGTGGCGTCGCCCGGTCGCATGCGTTGGCGCAGTTGCCTGAATAGCCTCCGGCTGGACGGGGTCAATGCGTTGCCGATCACCGGGCTGCTGACGTTTCTCATCGGCGTGGTGATTGCGTACCAGGGCGCCGAGCAGCTTCGGAAGTTCGGGACGAATATTTTTATCGTGGATCTGGTGGGTATCTCGCTGTTGCGGGAAATCGCCCCGTTGATTGCGGCGATTCTGATCGCCGGGCGGTCCGGGTCGGCCTATGCGGCGCAGATCGGCACGATGAAGGTGACTGAGGAATTGGATGCGCTGCAAACCTTCGGCCTGTCGCCGATCGAGCTGTTGGTGTTGCCGCGGGTCCTCGCGTTGGTCGTGGCGCTGCCGCTCCTGACCGCCTATGCCGATGTGCTGGGTGTCTTCGGCGGCATGTTGATCGCGTCGAATCAGCTCAACGTGAGTTTCACCGCCTTTCTTTCGCGCTTCGATGAGGCCGTGGCGCTACGACATATGCTCATCGGTCTCGGCAAGGCGCCCTTCTTTGCTGTCATCATCGCGCTGGTCGGCTGTTATCAGGGGTTCCAGATTCGCGGCGGGGTGGATGATGTGGGGCGGCATACGACGATCAGTGTGGTGCAAAGTATTTTTCTCGTCATCATCTTCGATGCGATTTGCAGCATTTTGCTCAACTGGTGGGACCTGTAG
- a CDS encoding ABC transporter ATP-binding protein yields the protein MHELPSTLATAAQIGVPVIEVSHVSTRFGTAVVHRDVSLTVVRGEVFAIAGGNGCGKSTLLREIIGLLAPTTGTIRLLGTDSRQLTHSNGSPLHRRFGVMFQHGALFSSMTLAENVAVPLREHTPLSAEAIRDIVALKIALVGLPPDSAIKFPSELSGGMRRRAALARAIVMDPELLFLDEPTAGLDPMIAAGFDDLVLELKRLLGLTVVMVTHDLDSLWRIADRVAVLGEGQVLGLGTMDALARSDDPVIRSYFHGPRGRAAHLNHSGTGLHRD from the coding sequence ATGCACGAGTTGCCTTCCACGCTCGCAACAGCAGCGCAGATTGGCGTCCCCGTGATCGAAGTCAGCCATGTCTCGACGCGGTTCGGCACGGCGGTCGTGCATCGGGATGTGAGTCTCACGGTCGTGCGTGGCGAGGTGTTCGCCATTGCGGGCGGCAACGGTTGCGGGAAATCGACGTTGCTGCGAGAAATCATCGGATTGCTGGCTCCGACGACGGGGACGATTCGTCTGTTGGGCACAGACAGTCGTCAGCTGACACATTCGAACGGAAGCCCGCTGCATCGGCGGTTCGGCGTGATGTTCCAGCATGGCGCCCTGTTCAGTTCCATGACCCTGGCGGAAAACGTGGCGGTGCCGCTTCGTGAGCATACGCCGTTGAGCGCTGAAGCGATTCGGGATATCGTGGCGCTCAAAATCGCCCTGGTCGGATTACCTCCGGACAGCGCGATCAAATTCCCGAGTGAGCTCAGCGGCGGGATGAGAAGACGCGCGGCGCTGGCCCGTGCGATCGTTATGGATCCGGAGCTGCTGTTTCTCGACGAACCGACGGCCGGACTCGATCCGATGATTGCCGCCGGATTCGACGATCTGGTTCTGGAGTTGAAACGATTGTTGGGTCTGACCGTTGTGATGGTGACGCACGATCTGGATTCGTTGTGGCGCATTGCGGATCGGGTGGCGGTGCTGGGTGAAGGGCAGGTGCTCGGGTTGGGAACGATGGACGCGCTGGCCCGTTCGGACGATCCCGTTATCCGGAGCTATTTCCACGGTCCCCGAGGGCGTGCAGCCCATCTGAATCATTCCGGAACGGGACTGCATCGGGATTGA